The Chrysiogenes arsenatis DSM 11915 genome segment AGCTACTGTATATTCGTGCTAATTCTCGTTTAGAGCGCAGAAAGTTTTCAAGGTTTTCTAGCTGTGCCACGAGTAATGCGGCGTTAATATTGGGCAAGCGGTAATTATACCCTGTTTCGTCGTGCACATATTCGTAGGGGTGGGGTATCTTGGCGGTAGTGGTAAGGTGTTTTGCCTTTTTGGCGAGGGCTTCGTCGTCGGTCACTATAGCGCCACCACCTCCGCTGGTAATAATTTTATTGCCGTTAAAGCTGAGTGTGCCTAGTTTGCCAAAGGTTCCTGTGTGGCGCCCTTTATAATAACTTCCAAGAGATTCGGCAGCATCTTCAATTACTGTGATGTACCAGTCATCGCATATTGTTTTGATTTCTTCGATACGGCAAGGGTGCCCAAAGGTGTGCATTGGAACGCATGCTTTGATTATTTTTCCGGTAGTACGGTTGTGGCACTGATTGTTTATGCGCTGGCAGTGTTTTTCTAAAAATTGCTCTAAGGCATGTGGGCTCATGCCTAAGGTGTCGATATCAACATCGACAAACACAGGGCTGGCTTGGCAATAGCTTATTGCGTTACATGTAGCTATGAATGTCAATGGTTGCGTGATTACTTCGTCACCTTGGCTAACATTTGCAAGTTTCAGGGCAATATGCAAGGCGGAGGTGCCATTGACGGTGGCAACAGCGTACTTACTCCCAATATAGTGGGCGATTTGCGATTCAAACTCATCAACGTACTTGCCAACGCTCGAAACGTATGTGGTGTCGATACAGTCGTTAAGGTATTTTTTTTCGTTGCCAATAAATCGTGGCTCGTGGAGGGGGATAAAGTCCTGTGTGTTAAATGTTTGTCGAATAAATTCAATTATTTGATGCATTACATTTTTCCATCGAGGTATTTTCCGGTTTCTTTATGCCCGAAGTTGGGAATAAGTTTAAAAAACTCAGCAAGTATTTCTTCTTTTGTCCAAGCGAGTGTAGCTTGGAATTTTTTGATGACTTTTTCGAAATCATTGAGTTTTTCATTATCA includes the following:
- a CDS encoding LegC family aminotransferase, which produces MHQIIEFIRQTFNTQDFIPLHEPRFIGNEKKYLNDCIDTTYVSSVGKYVDEFESQIAHYIGSKYAVATVNGTSALHIALKLANVSQGDEVITQPLTFIATCNAISYCQASPVFVDVDIDTLGMSPHALEQFLEKHCQRINNQCHNRTTGKIIKACVPMHTFGHPCRIEEIKTICDDWYITVIEDAAESLGSYYKGRHTGTFGKLGTLSFNGNKIITSGGGGAIVTDDEALAKKAKHLTTTAKIPHPYEYVHDETGYNYRLPNINAALLVAQLENLENFLRSKRELARIYSSYFANTEIQFIKEPQSSSSNYWLQAVMLKDEKQRNEFLEYTNKNGVMTRPIWRLMNKLEMYKNCQCSDLKNSKYLEERVVNIPSSVRI